In the genome of Leeuwenhoekiella sp. MAR_2009_132, one region contains:
- a CDS encoding sensor histidine kinase, with translation MALSATLKNNLLLNATTGYKINSSHHVIFWLVYFLFNFLRWGSYYEDYFYSFKSNLLGFPIHMTLSYFTIYVLIPIFIYKRKYTFFILSLIAAIFVMVIVKYELTYFLISNNVWPEGPEETTSLNVNYIVVMMLGELYVISFVTAIKITIDWMRERQLAATLAASQLETELRFLRSQISPHFFFNTLNNIYSLSLEKSENTPDTILKLSDLMRYLLYETKEKRQSLAKEIKFINNYLDLERIRYNHKLNLSFKITGNPKGKKIAPMLLIHFIENGFKHGANKNIGMVSIKIDLKIDEDFLYFSMSNTLPQKDLKNNIPNAGGIGIENVEKRLKLGYGAQDYDLKIFEEDGEYKVFLKLKLL, from the coding sequence ATGGCCCTAAGCGCTACACTAAAGAATAATTTGTTGCTAAATGCAACTACCGGCTATAAAATAAACAGCTCGCACCATGTTATTTTCTGGTTGGTTTATTTCTTATTCAACTTTTTGCGGTGGGGCAGTTATTATGAGGATTATTTCTACTCGTTTAAGTCTAATTTACTAGGCTTTCCCATACATATGACCTTGTCATATTTTACAATTTATGTACTCATTCCTATCTTCATCTATAAGCGAAAATATACCTTTTTCATACTGAGTTTAATAGCTGCTATTTTTGTAATGGTTATAGTAAAATATGAGCTCACTTATTTCTTAATAAGCAATAATGTCTGGCCCGAAGGTCCTGAAGAAACCACAAGTCTCAATGTAAATTACATCGTAGTTATGATGCTGGGCGAACTGTATGTAATCTCTTTTGTTACGGCTATTAAAATAACCATAGACTGGATGCGGGAACGCCAACTGGCAGCCACTCTTGCTGCCTCTCAATTAGAAACAGAATTGCGGTTTTTAAGGTCACAAATCTCACCACATTTCTTCTTTAATACACTCAATAACATCTATTCTCTGAGTTTAGAAAAGTCTGAAAATACTCCCGATACCATTCTAAAATTATCAGATTTAATGCGGTATCTACTTTATGAGACTAAAGAAAAACGGCAGTCTCTTGCAAAAGAGATTAAGTTTATAAATAACTATTTAGATCTGGAGCGTATACGGTACAACCACAAACTCAATTTAAGTTTTAAGATAACCGGTAACCCTAAAGGGAAGAAAATCGCTCCTATGCTTCTTATTCATTTTATTGAAAATGGTTTTAAACATGGTGCAAATAAAAATATTGGGATGGTATCTATTAAAATAGACCTTAAAATAGATGAAGACTTTCTTTATTTTAGTATGAGTAACACCCTGCCTCAAAAGGATTTAAAAAACAATATCCCAAATGCAGGCGGAATAGGTATCGAAAATGTTGAAAAACGCCTTAAATTGGGCTACGGAGCACAGGATTATGATCTCAAAATCTTTGAAGAAGACGGGGAATATAAAGTATTTTTAAAATTGAAGTTATTATGA
- a CDS encoding LytR/AlgR family response regulator transcription factor, translated as MSLQCVIIDDEPLAINVIKNHITKLSTLAVIQTFDNAISCIDFLRTNTCDLIFLDINMPVLDGLSFLKSLDKKPMIILTTAHEEYAVEGFELEVLDYLVKPISFPRFLKATNKALSKHQEQQKPKADTDSIFVKVDKKKMKKVYLDDILLIESLKDYIKIITTSGNYVVHQTLGSFTDELPAPKFIRIHRSYTANITKVDAVEGNSVEIANKRYTIGRNYLEDAKNAILHNQTGN; from the coding sequence ATGAGTTTACAATGTGTAATAATAGATGATGAACCTCTGGCTATTAATGTTATTAAGAACCACATCACAAAACTTAGTACACTCGCTGTTATTCAGACTTTTGACAACGCAATCTCGTGTATTGATTTTTTGAGAACAAATACCTGTGATTTAATTTTTCTAGATATTAATATGCCGGTTTTAGATGGCTTGAGTTTTCTAAAAAGCCTTGATAAAAAACCAATGATTATTTTAACCACGGCACACGAAGAGTACGCCGTAGAAGGTTTTGAACTCGAAGTTTTAGATTATTTAGTAAAACCTATTTCGTTTCCGCGGTTTTTAAAAGCTACAAACAAGGCGCTTTCAAAACATCAGGAACAACAGAAACCTAAAGCAGATACAGATTCTATTTTTGTTAAAGTAGATAAGAAAAAAATGAAGAAAGTATATCTAGATGATATTCTTCTTATTGAAAGCCTCAAAGACTATATAAAGATTATTACCACCAGCGGAAACTACGTTGTACACCAGACATTAGGAAGTTTTACAGATGAGTTACCTGCTCCAAAATTTATACGCATACACAGATCTTATACAGCTAATATCACTAAAGTAGATGCTGTAGAGGGCAATAGTGTTGAGATTGCAAACAAGCGCTACACTATAGGTCGTAATTATTTAGAAGATGCAAAAAATGCTATTTTACACAATCAAACAGGAAATTAG
- a CDS encoding dienelactone hydrolase family protein has protein sequence MKKLKKEDIKQEVFDLYDAYAHNRLERRQFVERLSVFAVGSITVPALMSFLMPDYKTTMLVDPQDPNLDSQFITYNSPKGGGEIKALLSKPKDATVKLGGIVVVHENRGLNPYIEDTARRAALAGFITIAPDALSPLGGYPGNDDEGREMQRKRDSGEMLQDFIAAYELLKNHPDCNGKVGVVGFCFGGSISNMMAVHVPTLAAAVPFYGGQPTEDIDKITAPLLLQYAGLDERINAGWPEYEAKLKEYNKEYGVFVYPDVNHGFHNTTTPRYDKEAAELAWERTIAFFKEHLTS, from the coding sequence ATGAAAAAGCTTAAAAAAGAAGACATCAAACAAGAAGTTTTTGATCTGTATGACGCATACGCTCATAACAGATTAGAACGCAGACAATTTGTAGAACGATTATCTGTATTTGCCGTGGGAAGCATTACAGTACCCGCTTTAATGAGCTTTTTAATGCCCGATTATAAAACTACCATGCTGGTAGATCCTCAAGACCCTAATCTCGATTCTCAATTTATTACGTACAATTCACCTAAAGGTGGAGGTGAGATAAAGGCTTTGCTATCAAAACCTAAAGATGCAACAGTAAAACTTGGTGGTATTGTGGTTGTGCATGAGAACCGTGGTCTTAATCCGTATATCGAAGATACCGCTCGCAGAGCAGCTCTTGCCGGTTTTATAACAATTGCGCCAGATGCCTTGAGCCCATTAGGAGGTTATCCCGGCAATGATGATGAGGGACGCGAGATGCAACGCAAACGCGACAGCGGTGAGATGCTTCAAGATTTTATCGCAGCCTACGAGTTACTCAAAAATCATCCCGATTGTAACGGGAAAGTGGGCGTTGTAGGTTTTTGTTTTGGTGGTTCTATCTCTAATATGATGGCGGTACACGTACCTACACTTGCTGCAGCTGTACCCTTTTATGGCGGGCAACCTACCGAAGATATTGATAAAATTACTGCGCCTTTACTCTTGCAGTATGCCGGTTTAGACGAACGCATAAATGCAGGCTGGCCAGAATACGAAGCTAAACTGAAGGAATACAATAAAGAATATGGTGTGTTTGTTTATCCTGATGTAAATCACGGTTTTCACAATACCACTACCCCGCGCTATGACAAAGAGGCTGCAGAACTAGCCTGGGAACGTACTATTGCATTTTTTAAAGAGCATTTGACTTCTTAA
- a CDS encoding aldo/keto reductase translates to MKFNYVGDTGLMVSELCFGTMTFGGDNAGMWSKIAAVDQKEVNEMLKAVFDAGINFIDTANVYSFGQSEQLLGQGLKDLGTKRDDVVIATKVLGPMSQKPNDVGLSRYHIFNSVDASLKRLQLNHIDILYVHGVDPRVSVEEILKTLNDIIATGKVRYIAICNWPAWMVAKAQAIAKYNGWQKFIGLQYYYSAVTRDIETELVPMAADHNLAIFPWSPLAGGFLTGKYAREGSSEKGSRRADFDFPPINKDKAFNLVDVMQEIAIAHNVTVAEIALAWVRHQKGVTSTIIGAKTIKQLHSNIKSTEINLSKNDLDKIDAVSAKPDLYPGWMVERQSEYRK, encoded by the coding sequence ATGAAATTTAATTATGTGGGAGATACCGGGCTAATGGTATCAGAACTGTGTTTTGGCACAATGACCTTTGGTGGCGATAATGCAGGAATGTGGAGTAAAATCGCAGCAGTTGATCAAAAAGAAGTAAATGAGATGCTCAAAGCTGTTTTTGATGCTGGTATTAACTTTATTGACACTGCTAATGTATATTCTTTCGGGCAATCTGAACAACTCTTAGGACAGGGCTTAAAAGATTTAGGCACTAAACGGGATGATGTGGTAATCGCAACAAAAGTTTTAGGCCCTATGAGTCAAAAACCCAATGACGTTGGGCTTTCTAGATATCATATTTTCAACTCGGTTGATGCCAGTTTAAAACGATTACAGCTTAATCACATAGATATTTTATATGTGCACGGTGTAGACCCCAGAGTTTCAGTAGAAGAGATTCTAAAAACGCTTAATGATATTATAGCAACCGGTAAAGTACGCTATATCGCTATTTGTAACTGGCCGGCTTGGATGGTTGCAAAAGCACAGGCGATTGCTAAATACAACGGCTGGCAAAAATTTATAGGGCTGCAGTATTATTATTCTGCTGTGACGCGTGATATCGAGACCGAACTTGTACCTATGGCAGCAGATCACAATCTGGCAATCTTTCCCTGGAGTCCACTTGCAGGTGGTTTCCTAACCGGTAAATATGCTCGTGAAGGTAGTAGTGAAAAAGGCTCGCGACGTGCAGACTTTGACTTCCCACCTATTAACAAAGACAAAGCTTTTAATCTTGTAGATGTTATGCAGGAAATCGCCATTGCTCATAACGTAACTGTTGCTGAAATTGCCTTAGCCTGGGTACGCCATCAAAAAGGAGTAACCAGCACTATAATAGGTGCCAAAACAATCAAGCAATTACACTCCAATATAAAATCGACTGAAATTAATCTTTCTAAAAATGATTTAGATAAAATTGATGCAGTTAGTGCTAAACCTGATTTATATCCCGGGTGGATGGTAGAACGACAGTCTGAGTATAGAAAGTAA
- a CDS encoding LysR family transcriptional regulator — MNYTLHQLQIFLKVSQIQSITKASQELHLTQPAVSIQLKNFQDQFPIPLTEVVGRKLYITDFGKEIALAAEKILNEVYAINYKTLAFQGELYGRLKISVVSTGKYVMPYFLSDFMNANAGVDLIMDVTNKSRVVESLELNEVDFALVSVLPEKLKVNSIDLMPNKLFFVGSTDLNYTNIKTKKQVFEALPIIYREEGSATRNAMERFIANHNYLVRKKMELTSNEAVKQAVVSGLGCSIMPLIGIKNELKNKDLKIIKVKGLPITTNWNLIWLKTKKLSPAALAYLEFLNANKQDIIDQKFSWFTEFKSS; from the coding sequence ATGAACTATACGTTACATCAACTTCAGATATTTCTAAAAGTATCTCAAATACAGAGTATTACTAAGGCTTCACAAGAACTTCATTTAACACAACCTGCAGTATCAATTCAACTTAAAAATTTTCAGGATCAATTTCCTATTCCACTTACAGAGGTTGTAGGAAGAAAGCTTTATATCACAGACTTTGGAAAAGAAATAGCCCTTGCGGCAGAAAAAATACTCAATGAGGTTTATGCTATTAATTATAAAACACTGGCCTTTCAGGGCGAACTTTATGGGCGTTTAAAAATCTCGGTGGTTTCTACAGGTAAATATGTGATGCCTTATTTTTTGTCTGATTTTATGAATGCAAATGCAGGGGTAGATCTTATTATGGATGTTACTAATAAATCGCGGGTTGTTGAAAGCCTCGAATTGAATGAAGTAGATTTTGCATTGGTTTCAGTATTGCCTGAAAAATTAAAAGTCAACAGCATTGATTTAATGCCTAATAAGCTCTTCTTTGTGGGAAGTACAGATTTAAACTACACAAACATCAAAACTAAAAAGCAAGTTTTTGAGGCACTTCCTATTATTTATAGGGAAGAAGGTTCTGCTACCCGAAACGCTATGGAAAGATTTATAGCAAATCATAACTATTTAGTACGTAAAAAAATGGAATTGACCTCAAATGAAGCTGTTAAGCAAGCGGTAGTTTCCGGGTTGGGCTGCTCTATCATGCCTTTAATAGGAATTAAGAACGAACTGAAAAATAAGGATCTAAAAATTATAAAAGTTAAAGGCTTACCCATTACTACAAACTGGAATCTAATCTGGTTGAAGACTAAGAAATTGTCTCCTGCAGCTTTGGCATATTTAGAATTTTTAAATGCTAATAAGCAAGATATAATAGATCAAAAATTTTCCTGGTTTACAGAATTTAAAAGCAGTTAG
- a CDS encoding proton-conducting transporter membrane subunit — MISEKNLHLNTSQNFNGTTQSAPSLKISKTISFFLWFLFMSNLAYLLYFYPYLPQWHLGTLFKINGFTVLIWTTVSFFGALISSYAKTYLIGFQYYNRFMMLCLGFILSVMLFIMANHVAILLISWLAMGLFMARLIGIDSKWGEAREASKFALRYFLTGSLFLSIGVLLLAFESENFTVSGITLSVAALPNTILLIAALCIIIAALVQSAIYPFHRWLLSAMTSPTPASALMHAGFVNGSGILLALFSTVLFASNTLNILLIIGGLTAIIAQFTKLLQVNVKQKLACSTIAQMGFMIMQCGLGFFNAAVVHLILHGFYKAYLFLSSGEEVARSQPQKPLQIKIKPAQAVLVLFFGILGAFLFAFLTGKGTALNSGIFLTGIVAITVGQITYNIVKQQSLSVLQKLLLPPVLFLMGIGVYAFLYNAITVIMGDMLMIDVAVPLSAIQILFGAVFLIGFFIMKLGFYRKLPWLYMYLLKRSQPNKKSILMYKSTSL, encoded by the coding sequence ATGATTTCTGAAAAGAATTTACACTTAAATACTTCTCAAAATTTTAATGGAACAACACAGTCTGCCCCTTCCTTAAAAATATCTAAAACCATCTCTTTCTTTTTATGGTTTCTCTTTATGAGTAACCTGGCTTACCTGCTTTATTTTTATCCTTACTTACCTCAATGGCATTTAGGCACACTCTTTAAAATCAATGGCTTTACAGTATTAATCTGGACTACAGTTTCCTTCTTTGGAGCACTAATAAGCAGTTACGCCAAAACCTATTTAATTGGTTTTCAGTACTACAACCGCTTTATGATGCTCTGTCTGGGCTTTATTCTCTCTGTAATGTTGTTTATAATGGCAAATCACGTCGCAATTTTACTTATCAGCTGGCTAGCGATGGGTCTATTTATGGCGCGATTAATAGGTATAGATTCTAAATGGGGCGAAGCGCGCGAAGCATCAAAATTTGCACTACGCTATTTTCTAACCGGTAGCTTGTTTTTGAGTATAGGAGTATTGTTACTAGCTTTTGAAAGTGAAAACTTTACCGTAAGCGGCATAACACTTTCTGTTGCTGCTTTACCTAACACAATTCTCTTAATTGCAGCTTTGTGCATAATTATCGCTGCTCTGGTTCAATCTGCGATTTATCCCTTTCACCGGTGGCTCTTATCTGCAATGACCTCACCCACACCGGCATCTGCTCTTATGCACGCTGGTTTTGTTAATGGCTCAGGAATATTACTCGCCTTATTTTCTACCGTGTTATTTGCTTCTAATACCTTAAACATTCTTTTAATTATAGGCGGACTAACAGCTATAATCGCACAATTTACTAAGCTTTTACAGGTTAACGTTAAACAGAAATTAGCCTGCTCAACTATCGCACAGATGGGGTTTATGATTATGCAATGTGGGTTAGGTTTTTTCAACGCAGCCGTAGTACATTTAATTCTTCACGGGTTTTATAAAGCTTACCTGTTCTTATCATCAGGAGAAGAGGTTGCGCGCTCTCAACCACAAAAACCTCTACAAATTAAAATAAAACCGGCTCAGGCAGTTCTGGTTCTTTTCTTCGGGATTCTTGGTGCATTTTTATTTGCCTTTTTAACCGGAAAAGGAACAGCACTTAACAGTGGTATTTTTCTAACGGGTATCGTAGCTATTACAGTAGGACAGATAACCTACAACATTGTAAAGCAACAAAGTTTGTCTGTGCTGCAGAAGCTACTGCTTCCGCCTGTACTTTTTCTAATGGGTATAGGGGTTTACGCCTTTTTATACAATGCCATCACCGTAATAATGGGAGATATGCTTATGATTGATGTTGCCGTACCACTTTCAGCCATTCAGATTCTTTTTGGCGCTGTATTTTTAATAGGCTTTTTCATAATGAAGCTGGGCTTCTATAGAAAACTACCCTGGCTTTATATGTATCTGCTAAAGCGCTCTCAGCCTAACAAAAAATCTATACTAATGTATAAATCAACCTCTTTATGA
- a CDS encoding DUF2309 domain-containing protein — protein sequence MITQNIQKSISEASQVIGKTWPLYSFVTSNPLSGYERLPFKEAVQQAKGFLNAQVFPETSIFRHAWKTGEIDHKELKQLLAENGLLKSPEFYLDLLSAQKQVEIKNTAHKIDRIMAQWLSTFLDEGLAEWEMPGKEEGFYNVWRKLAKYDAELKIKNAQEIPHTAAEALTLVLKDFTEAEITSLFKYHLAALPGWTGFINYRTASNSTWQQAYPITLEEYLAVRLFICKKLNLSLLPPKSVMPRENSIGQIQYLWLKAWEKSWQNKLATALAKNKLNTTEKEFNSPEAQLVFCIDTRSELIRRHVESTGNYETFGYAGFFGIAMDYNTANDTNSRKSCPPIVPSAYVVTEAAQANKGNQHLAHSKKNENLKFANYFLKRMKNMLPSAFGFVEGSGFFYGMSLIARTLKPGYLYRIKQKKNTTYEHIYEPQIHHSHSKEAANSELSLSEKVSIVKSAFDLMGWKHFAQVVLFVGHGSHSANNPFSSSLDCGACAASPGRHNARMLAKLANLREVREVLKENHQFNIPDSTVFIGAEHNTTTDEIVIFDSLIPESHHIKLDEIKSNLKAAQLTATRERLHVTEDSIFLAQDKANNWGETRPEWGLAKNAGFIVAPRKLTKNINLDSRYFLHSYDWETDTTGKALEGIMQGPMVVTQWINNHYYFSTVDNKNFGGGTKITHNITGHFGVVQGNGGDLKMGLPLQSVSLSDNETYHQPLRLSVLIKAPLERVNDIISRNQHLQTLVDNEWIYLLVMNPLKNNKIERYTAGLNWKNLSKEETTKESSLTEEALEEMAF from the coding sequence ATGATCACACAAAATATTCAAAAAAGCATTAGCGAAGCTTCTCAGGTAATTGGAAAAACCTGGCCACTATATTCTTTTGTAACCTCAAACCCACTCTCGGGATATGAAAGATTACCTTTTAAAGAAGCCGTACAACAAGCTAAAGGTTTTTTAAATGCCCAGGTTTTTCCGGAAACATCGATTTTTCGCCATGCCTGGAAAACAGGAGAAATTGATCACAAAGAACTCAAACAGCTACTGGCTGAAAACGGCTTACTAAAATCTCCTGAGTTTTACCTTGATTTACTAAGCGCTCAAAAACAAGTAGAAATAAAAAATACAGCTCACAAGATTGACCGAATTATGGCTCAATGGCTTTCCACTTTTCTAGACGAAGGTTTAGCAGAGTGGGAAATGCCCGGTAAAGAAGAAGGTTTTTATAACGTTTGGCGCAAACTAGCTAAATATGACGCTGAATTAAAAATTAAGAATGCTCAAGAAATTCCTCATACGGCAGCAGAAGCATTAACCCTGGTTTTAAAAGATTTTACTGAAGCAGAAATCACTTCACTATTTAAGTATCACCTTGCAGCATTACCGGGCTGGACAGGATTTATTAATTATAGAACAGCATCAAACTCTACCTGGCAACAGGCCTACCCTATTACGCTAGAAGAATATCTGGCTGTTCGATTATTTATTTGTAAAAAATTAAATTTAAGCCTTCTCCCTCCTAAATCTGTGATGCCGAGGGAGAACAGCATCGGGCAGATTCAATACCTCTGGCTAAAAGCCTGGGAGAAAAGCTGGCAAAACAAACTTGCAACAGCTTTAGCTAAAAATAAACTAAACACCACAGAAAAAGAATTTAATTCTCCAGAAGCACAACTGGTTTTCTGTATAGATACCCGGTCTGAACTTATACGCAGGCACGTTGAGTCTACCGGTAATTATGAGACTTTTGGTTACGCCGGTTTTTTTGGGATCGCTATGGATTACAATACAGCAAACGACACTAATTCTCGTAAATCCTGTCCGCCAATAGTACCTTCTGCCTATGTGGTTACAGAAGCTGCGCAGGCAAATAAAGGAAATCAACATCTTGCGCACTCAAAGAAAAATGAAAATTTAAAATTCGCTAACTATTTTCTGAAGCGAATGAAAAATATGCTCCCCTCAGCTTTTGGATTTGTTGAAGGATCCGGGTTTTTTTATGGTATGTCGCTAATAGCTCGTACGTTAAAACCCGGTTACTTATACCGCATTAAACAGAAAAAAAACACTACTTATGAGCACATTTACGAACCTCAAATACACCACTCTCACTCAAAAGAAGCTGCAAATTCAGAACTTAGCCTATCAGAAAAAGTGAGCATTGTAAAATCTGCCTTTGACTTAATGGGTTGGAAACATTTTGCACAAGTTGTTCTTTTTGTAGGTCACGGTAGCCATTCTGCTAATAATCCATTTAGCTCAAGTCTTGATTGCGGGGCATGTGCTGCAAGCCCGGGAAGACATAATGCACGTATGCTCGCAAAACTGGCAAATCTTAGAGAGGTACGGGAAGTACTAAAAGAAAATCATCAATTTAATATCCCGGACTCAACTGTTTTTATAGGTGCAGAGCACAATACAACTACAGACGAGATTGTAATTTTTGATTCTTTGATTCCTGAAAGTCATCATATAAAGCTCGATGAAATCAAATCAAATTTAAAGGCAGCCCAACTAACAGCTACTCGAGAACGCTTACATGTAACTGAAGACAGTATTTTTCTGGCACAGGACAAAGCTAATAATTGGGGTGAAACTAGACCCGAATGGGGTCTTGCTAAAAATGCAGGATTTATTGTTGCGCCAAGAAAACTTACAAAAAATATAAATCTTGACAGCAGATATTTTCTTCACTCGTATGACTGGGAAACAGATACTACAGGAAAAGCATTAGAAGGTATTATGCAGGGACCTATGGTTGTTACCCAATGGATTAACAATCACTATTACTTTTCTACAGTAGATAATAAAAATTTTGGGGGAGGAACTAAAATTACCCATAATATAACCGGGCACTTTGGTGTCGTACAAGGCAACGGCGGAGATCTCAAAATGGGACTTCCTCTACAGTCTGTAAGCCTTTCTGACAACGAGACTTACCATCAACCGCTAAGACTTTCGGTGCTTATAAAAGCTCCATTAGAACGAGTAAATGATATTATATCGCGTAATCAACATTTACAAACCCTAGTTGATAATGAATGGATTTATCTACTGGTTATGAATCCTTTAAAAAATAATAAAATAGAGCGCTATACAGCTGGGCTAAACTGGAAAAACCTCTCAAAAGAGGAAACCACAAAAGAATCTTCTTTGACTGAAGAGGCTCTTGAAGAAATGGCCTTCTAG
- a CDS encoding zinc dependent phospholipase C family protein — protein MPGPAVHYIVGKDLTRGFPFKIDYKPNAPRKDYLFDPHTIGILNEYPIYRNFGTLGPDFLFFNVKDWPAGEFIPVKQMIKFAEILKSLEVKIEESFPALIKIKELKEDLEEVVGDVIASSAILSTIQLFIDDIKAIIGLIGSIVKEGLKDLVTSNIDIYSFLSSPIQVCEPKNNWWWFDVLHYSKTGEFAEYLLKNSKHNDALHAYAIGYLSHVAADSVGHPYVNNIVRGPYRTHSQRHNVVEKFQDVSAFNYFESKEFSTSELHEEFKFDDRVHDLFTGAPVPDYDSIIDGLTPGLTDVGLPKEIAKLFAEATQHVYDTPGGHPFGGGMTEEEVDASYRLWYSWFKATTSEAILPDSLPDLPPLTEEIREVWNRFKDKFNNALDELDNALDDLFSGGGRSFSLKGLANFFKKIARIINAAVAAAAAFIEAIEETIVNISKHAVHFMLNKVYQALYVIYDYFRLSVSLNGLAFPGVRHLDDSKVRHMLNPIIKDVRGNRLSNSWPYPIKHVDVGTGIWRTAPQEAHLVYPSPSKPELNLVTPAPLTYTSKVHTYYIKDDVGIDLNFINQIGPIPDFNNHNTRVKNEVLGNASELTGTLYDHFQKGKKLPNINLDADRGIGYPCWEPEGCENDSIKEPVNPKFNF, from the coding sequence ATGCCCGGACCAGCAGTACATTACATCGTAGGAAAAGATCTAACGCGCGGATTTCCTTTTAAAATTGATTACAAACCGAACGCTCCCAGAAAAGATTACTTATTTGACCCACACACTATTGGGATTTTAAATGAGTATCCTATTTACCGAAATTTTGGGACGTTGGGTCCAGACTTTTTATTCTTTAATGTAAAAGATTGGCCTGCAGGCGAATTTATTCCTGTCAAACAAATGATCAAGTTTGCCGAAATTTTAAAATCTCTTGAAGTTAAAATTGAAGAAAGTTTTCCTGCTCTTATAAAAATTAAAGAGCTGAAAGAAGATCTTGAGGAAGTTGTAGGTGATGTGATCGCAAGCTCTGCAATTCTATCTACAATCCAATTATTTATAGATGACATAAAAGCAATAATAGGCCTTATAGGATCTATTGTAAAAGAAGGACTTAAAGATCTTGTGACCTCAAATATTGATATTTATAGTTTCCTTTCAAGCCCTATTCAGGTGTGTGAACCCAAAAATAACTGGTGGTGGTTTGATGTTTTGCATTATAGTAAAACCGGGGAATTTGCAGAATATCTTTTAAAAAATTCAAAACACAATGATGCACTGCACGCTTATGCAATAGGCTATTTATCTCACGTAGCTGCAGATAGTGTAGGTCACCCCTATGTAAACAATATTGTAAGAGGTCCTTATCGTACGCATAGCCAAAGACACAATGTTGTAGAGAAATTTCAGGACGTCTCAGCATTCAACTATTTTGAGTCTAAAGAATTTAGCACAAGCGAACTGCATGAAGAATTTAAGTTTGACGATCGCGTACATGACTTATTTACAGGAGCACCTGTACCCGATTACGATTCTATTATAGACGGGCTAACACCGGGGTTAACTGACGTAGGGCTCCCTAAAGAGATTGCAAAACTTTTTGCAGAAGCTACGCAACATGTCTATGATACTCCAGGTGGGCATCCGTTTGGAGGAGGTATGACCGAAGAAGAGGTTGATGCTTCCTACAGGCTTTGGTACAGCTGGTTTAAAGCAACTACCAGTGAAGCAATCTTACCAGATTCACTTCCAGATTTACCACCGCTAACTGAAGAAATACGGGAAGTTTGGAATCGCTTTAAAGACAAATTTAATAATGCGTTAGATGAATTAGATAATGCATTAGACGATTTATTTTCTGGCGGCGGAAGATCTTTCAGTTTAAAAGGCTTGGCTAATTTCTTTAAAAAAATTGCGCGTATTATTAATGCAGCTGTTGCGGCTGCTGCAGCATTTATTGAAGCCATTGAAGAAACTATTGTGAATATTAGCAAACACGCTGTACATTTTATGCTTAACAAGGTTTACCAGGCATTATATGTAATCTACGACTATTTTAGACTTTCTGTTTCGCTAAACGGTCTTGCATTTCCCGGGGTACGTCATCTTGACGACTCAAAAGTACGGCACATGTTAAATCCTATTATTAAAGATGTTAGAGGTAATAGATTATCTAATTCGTGGCCCTATCCTATTAAACACGTTGATGTAGGAACAGGTATCTGGCGCACAGCTCCACAAGAAGCTCATTTAGTCTATCCCAGCCCATCAAAACCAGAATTAAATCTGGTTACACCAGCACCACTCACTTATACATCAAAAGTGCATACCTACTACATTAAAGACGATGTAGGTATAGATTTAAATTTTATTAATCAAATAGGACCTATTCCAGATTTTAATAATCATAATACGCGTGTTAAGAATGAAGTGTTAGGCAACGCCAGCGAATTAACAGGAACTCTATATGACCATTTTCAGAAAGGAAAAAAACTACCCAATATAAATCTAGATGCAGACAGAGGCATAGGTTACCCGTGTTGGGAACCCGAGGGCTGTGAGAATGATAGTATTAAAGAACCGGTTAACCCAAAATTCAATTTTTAA